In the Gorilla gorilla gorilla isolate KB3781 chromosome 10, NHGRI_mGorGor1-v2.1_pri, whole genome shotgun sequence genome, one interval contains:
- the P2RX2 gene encoding P2X purinoceptor 2 isoform X7 codes for MAAAQPKYPAGATARRLARGCWSALWDYETPKVIVVRNRRLGVLYRAVQLLILLYFVWYVFIVQKSYQESETGPESSIITKVKGITTSEHKVWDVEEYVKPPEGGSVFSIITRVEATHSQTQGTCPESIRVHNATCLSDADCVAGELDMLGNGLRTGRCVPYYQGPSKTCEVFGWCPVEDGASVSQFLGTMAPNFTILIKNSIHYPKFHFSKGNIADRTDGYLKRCTFHEASDVYCPIFKLGFIVEKAGESFTELAHKGGVIGVIINWDCDLDLPASECNPKYSFRRLDPKHVPASSGYNFRFAKYYKINGTTTRTLIKAYGIRIDVIVHGQAGKFSLIPTIINLATALTSVGVGSFLCDWILLTFMNKNKVYSHKKFDKMVDTPASEPAQASTPTDPKGLAQL; via the exons ATGGCCGCCGCCCAGCCCAAGTACCCCGCCGGGGCGACCGCCCGGCGCCTGGCCCGGGGCTGCTGGTCCGCCCTCTGGGACTACGAGACGCCCAAGGTGATCGTGGTGAGGAACCGGCGCCTGGGGGTCCTGTACCGCGCCGTGCAGCTGCTCATCCTGCTCTACTTCGTGTG GTACGTATTCATCGTGCAGAAAAGCTACCAGGAGAGCGAGACGGGCCCCGAGAGCTCCATCATTACCAAGGTCAAGGGGATCACCACGTCCGAGCACAAAGTGTGGGACGTGGAGGAGTATGTGAAGCCCCCCGAG GGGGGCAGCGTGTTCAGCATCATCACGAGGGTCGAGGCCACCCACTCCCAGACCCAGGGAACCTGCCCCGAG AGCATAAGGGTCCACAACGCCACCTGCCTCTCCGACGCCGACTGCGTGGCTGGGGAGCTGGACATGCTGGGAAACG GCCTGAGGACCGGGCGCTGTGTGCCCTATTACCAGGGGCCCTCCAAGACCTGCGAGGTGTTCGGCTGGTGCCCGGTGGAAGATGGGGCCTCTGTCAG CCAATTTCTGGGTACGATGGCCCCAAATTTCACCATCCTCATCAAGAACAGCATCCACTACCCCAAATTCCACTTCTCCAA GGGCAACATCGCCGACCGCACAGATGGGTACCTGAAGCGCTGCACGTTCCACGAGGCCTCCGACGTCTACTGCCCCATCTTCAAGCTGGGCTTTATCGTGGAGAAGGCTGGGGAGAGCTTCACAGAGCTCGCACACAAG GGTGGTGTCATCGGGGTCATTATCAACTGGGACTGTGACCTAGACCTGCCTGCATCAGAGTGCAATCCCAAGTACTCCTTCCGGAGGCTTGACCCCAAGCACGTGCCTGCCTCGTCAGGCTACAACTTCAG GTTTGCCAAATACTACAAGATCAATGGCACCACCACCCGGACGCTCATCAAGGCCTACGGGATCCGCATTGACGTCATTGTGCATGGACAG GCCGGGAAGTTCAGCCTGATTCCCACCATTATTAATCTGGCCACAGCTCTGACTTCCGTCGGGGTG GGCTCCTTCCTGTGCGACTGGATCTTGCTAACATTCATGAACAAAAACAAGGTCTACAGCCATAAGAAATTTGACAAG ATGGTGGACACTCCTGCCTCCGAGCCTGCCCAAGCCTCCACACCCACAGACCCCAAAGGTTTGGCTCAACTCTGA
- the P2RX2 gene encoding P2X purinoceptor 2 isoform X1 — MAAAQPKYPAGATARRLARGCWSALWDYETPKVIVVRNRRLGVLYRAVQLLILLYFVWYVFIVQKSYQESETGPESSIITKVKGITTSEHKVWDVEEYVKPPEGGSVFSIITRVEATHSQTQGTCPESIRVHNATCLSDADCVAGELDMLGNGLRTGRCVPYYQGPSKTCEVFGWCPVEDGASVSQFLGTMAPNFTILIKNSIHYPKFHFSKGNIADRTDGYLKRCTFHEASDVYCPIFKLGFIVEKAGESFTELAHKGGVIGVIINWDCDLDLPASECNPKYSFRRLDPKHVPASSGYNFRCCTWDTAVHTGIAVVGSREAQCLWGSPGVQRTSGHWPSHCRFAKYYKINGTTTRTLIKAYGIRIDVIVHGQAGKFSLIPTIINLATALTSVGVVRNPLWGPSGCGGSTRPLHTGLCWPQGSFLCDWILLTFMNKNKVYSHKKFDKVCTPSHPSGSWPVTLARVLGQAPPEPGHCSEDQHPSPPSGQEGQQGAECGPAFPPLQPCPISAPSEQMVDTPASEPAQASTPTDPKGLAQL; from the exons ATGGCCGCCGCCCAGCCCAAGTACCCCGCCGGGGCGACCGCCCGGCGCCTGGCCCGGGGCTGCTGGTCCGCCCTCTGGGACTACGAGACGCCCAAGGTGATCGTGGTGAGGAACCGGCGCCTGGGGGTCCTGTACCGCGCCGTGCAGCTGCTCATCCTGCTCTACTTCGTGTG GTACGTATTCATCGTGCAGAAAAGCTACCAGGAGAGCGAGACGGGCCCCGAGAGCTCCATCATTACCAAGGTCAAGGGGATCACCACGTCCGAGCACAAAGTGTGGGACGTGGAGGAGTATGTGAAGCCCCCCGAG GGGGGCAGCGTGTTCAGCATCATCACGAGGGTCGAGGCCACCCACTCCCAGACCCAGGGAACCTGCCCCGAG AGCATAAGGGTCCACAACGCCACCTGCCTCTCCGACGCCGACTGCGTGGCTGGGGAGCTGGACATGCTGGGAAACG GCCTGAGGACCGGGCGCTGTGTGCCCTATTACCAGGGGCCCTCCAAGACCTGCGAGGTGTTCGGCTGGTGCCCGGTGGAAGATGGGGCCTCTGTCAG CCAATTTCTGGGTACGATGGCCCCAAATTTCACCATCCTCATCAAGAACAGCATCCACTACCCCAAATTCCACTTCTCCAA GGGCAACATCGCCGACCGCACAGATGGGTACCTGAAGCGCTGCACGTTCCACGAGGCCTCCGACGTCTACTGCCCCATCTTCAAGCTGGGCTTTATCGTGGAGAAGGCTGGGGAGAGCTTCACAGAGCTCGCACACAAG GGTGGTGTCATCGGGGTCATTATCAACTGGGACTGTGACCTAGACCTGCCTGCATCAGAGTGCAATCCCAAGTACTCCTTCCGGAGGCTTGACCCCAAGCACGTGCCTGCCTCGTCAGGCTACAACTTCAGGTGCTGTACTTGGGACACCGCTGTCCACACTGGCATAGCTGTGGTGGGGTCCCGAGAGGCCCAATGCCTGTGGGGCAGCCCTGGAGTGCAGAGGACGAGTGGGCACTGGCCTTCCCATTGCAGGTTTGCCAAATACTACAAGATCAATGGCACCACCACCCGGACGCTCATCAAGGCCTACGGGATCCGCATTGACGTCATTGTGCATGGACAG GCCGGGAAGTTCAGCCTGATTCCCACCATTATTAATCTGGCCACAGCTCTGACTTCCGTCGGGGTGGTAAGGAACCCTCTCTGGGGTCCCAGCGGGTGCGGGGGGTCCACCAGGCCCTTACACACCGGTCTCTGCTGGCCCCAGGGCTCCTTCCTGTGCGACTGGATCTTGCTAACATTCATGAACAAAAACAAGGTCTACAGCCATAAGAAATTTGACAAGGTGTGTACGCCGAGCCACCCCTCAGGTAGCTGGCCTGTGACCCTTGCCCGTGTATTGGGCCAGGCCCCTCCCGAACCCGGCCACTGCTCCGAGGACCAGCACCCCAGCCCTCCATCAGGCCAGGAGGGCCAACAAGGGGCAGAGTGTGGCCCAGCCTTCCCGCCCCTGCAGCCTTGCCCCATTTCTGCCCCATCTGAGCAGATGGTGGACACTCCTGCCTCCGAGCCTGCCCAAGCCTCCACACCCACAGACCCCAAAGGTTTGGCTCAACTCTGA
- the P2RX2 gene encoding P2X purinoceptor 2 isoform X5 — protein MAAAQPKYPAGATARRLARGCWSALWDYETPKVIVVRNRRLGVLYRAVQLLILLYFVWYVFIVQKSYQESETGPESSIITKVKGITTSEHKVWDVEEYVKPPEGGSVFSIITRVEATHSQTQGTCPESIRVHNATCLSDADCVAGELDMLGNGLRTGRCVPYYQGPSKTCEVFGWCPVEDGASVSQFLGTMAPNFTILIKNSIHYPKFHFSKGNIADRTDGYLKRCTFHEASDVYCPIFKLGFIVEKAGESFTELAHKGGVIGVIINWDCDLDLPASECNPKYSFRRLDPKHVPASSGYNFRCCTWDTAVHTGIAVVGSREAQCLWGSPGVQRTSGHWPSHCRFAKYYKINGTTTRTLIKAYGIRIDVIVHGQAGKFSLIPTIINLATALTSVGVVRNPLWGPSGCGGSTRPLHTGLCWPQGSFLCDWILLTFMNKNKVYSHKKFDKMVDTPASEPAQASTPTDPKGLAQL, from the exons ATGGCCGCCGCCCAGCCCAAGTACCCCGCCGGGGCGACCGCCCGGCGCCTGGCCCGGGGCTGCTGGTCCGCCCTCTGGGACTACGAGACGCCCAAGGTGATCGTGGTGAGGAACCGGCGCCTGGGGGTCCTGTACCGCGCCGTGCAGCTGCTCATCCTGCTCTACTTCGTGTG GTACGTATTCATCGTGCAGAAAAGCTACCAGGAGAGCGAGACGGGCCCCGAGAGCTCCATCATTACCAAGGTCAAGGGGATCACCACGTCCGAGCACAAAGTGTGGGACGTGGAGGAGTATGTGAAGCCCCCCGAG GGGGGCAGCGTGTTCAGCATCATCACGAGGGTCGAGGCCACCCACTCCCAGACCCAGGGAACCTGCCCCGAG AGCATAAGGGTCCACAACGCCACCTGCCTCTCCGACGCCGACTGCGTGGCTGGGGAGCTGGACATGCTGGGAAACG GCCTGAGGACCGGGCGCTGTGTGCCCTATTACCAGGGGCCCTCCAAGACCTGCGAGGTGTTCGGCTGGTGCCCGGTGGAAGATGGGGCCTCTGTCAG CCAATTTCTGGGTACGATGGCCCCAAATTTCACCATCCTCATCAAGAACAGCATCCACTACCCCAAATTCCACTTCTCCAA GGGCAACATCGCCGACCGCACAGATGGGTACCTGAAGCGCTGCACGTTCCACGAGGCCTCCGACGTCTACTGCCCCATCTTCAAGCTGGGCTTTATCGTGGAGAAGGCTGGGGAGAGCTTCACAGAGCTCGCACACAAG GGTGGTGTCATCGGGGTCATTATCAACTGGGACTGTGACCTAGACCTGCCTGCATCAGAGTGCAATCCCAAGTACTCCTTCCGGAGGCTTGACCCCAAGCACGTGCCTGCCTCGTCAGGCTACAACTTCAGGTGCTGTACTTGGGACACCGCTGTCCACACTGGCATAGCTGTGGTGGGGTCCCGAGAGGCCCAATGCCTGTGGGGCAGCCCTGGAGTGCAGAGGACGAGTGGGCACTGGCCTTCCCATTGCAGGTTTGCCAAATACTACAAGATCAATGGCACCACCACCCGGACGCTCATCAAGGCCTACGGGATCCGCATTGACGTCATTGTGCATGGACAG GCCGGGAAGTTCAGCCTGATTCCCACCATTATTAATCTGGCCACAGCTCTGACTTCCGTCGGGGTGGTAAGGAACCCTCTCTGGGGTCCCAGCGGGTGCGGGGGGTCCACCAGGCCCTTACACACCGGTCTCTGCTGGCCCCAGGGCTCCTTCCTGTGCGACTGGATCTTGCTAACATTCATGAACAAAAACAAGGTCTACAGCCATAAGAAATTTGACAAG ATGGTGGACACTCCTGCCTCCGAGCCTGCCCAAGCCTCCACACCCACAGACCCCAAAGGTTTGGCTCAACTCTGA
- the P2RX2 gene encoding P2X purinoceptor 2 isoform X2 → MAAAQPKYPAGATARRLARGCWSALWDYETPKVIVVRNRRLGVLYRAVQLLILLYFVWYVFIVQKSYQESETGPESSIITKVKGITTSEHKVWDVEEYVKPPEGGSVFSIITRVEATHSQTQGTCPESIRVHNATCLSDADCVAGELDMLGNGLRTGRCVPYYQGPSKTCEVFGWCPVEDGASVSQFLGTMAPNFTILIKNSIHYPKFHFSKGNIADRTDGYLKRCTFHEASDVYCPIFKLGFIVEKAGESFTELAHKGGVIGVIINWDCDLDLPASECNPKYSFRRLDPKHVPASSGYNFRCCTWDTAVHTGIAVVGSREAQCLWGSPGVQRTSGHWPSHCRFAKYYKINGTTTRTLIKAYGIRIDVIVHGQAGKFSLIPTIINLATALTSVGVGSFLCDWILLTFMNKNKVYSHKKFDKVCTPSHPSGSWPVTLARVLGQAPPEPGHCSEDQHPSPPSGQEGQQGAECGPAFPPLQPCPISAPSEQMVDTPASEPAQASTPTDPKGLAQL, encoded by the exons ATGGCCGCCGCCCAGCCCAAGTACCCCGCCGGGGCGACCGCCCGGCGCCTGGCCCGGGGCTGCTGGTCCGCCCTCTGGGACTACGAGACGCCCAAGGTGATCGTGGTGAGGAACCGGCGCCTGGGGGTCCTGTACCGCGCCGTGCAGCTGCTCATCCTGCTCTACTTCGTGTG GTACGTATTCATCGTGCAGAAAAGCTACCAGGAGAGCGAGACGGGCCCCGAGAGCTCCATCATTACCAAGGTCAAGGGGATCACCACGTCCGAGCACAAAGTGTGGGACGTGGAGGAGTATGTGAAGCCCCCCGAG GGGGGCAGCGTGTTCAGCATCATCACGAGGGTCGAGGCCACCCACTCCCAGACCCAGGGAACCTGCCCCGAG AGCATAAGGGTCCACAACGCCACCTGCCTCTCCGACGCCGACTGCGTGGCTGGGGAGCTGGACATGCTGGGAAACG GCCTGAGGACCGGGCGCTGTGTGCCCTATTACCAGGGGCCCTCCAAGACCTGCGAGGTGTTCGGCTGGTGCCCGGTGGAAGATGGGGCCTCTGTCAG CCAATTTCTGGGTACGATGGCCCCAAATTTCACCATCCTCATCAAGAACAGCATCCACTACCCCAAATTCCACTTCTCCAA GGGCAACATCGCCGACCGCACAGATGGGTACCTGAAGCGCTGCACGTTCCACGAGGCCTCCGACGTCTACTGCCCCATCTTCAAGCTGGGCTTTATCGTGGAGAAGGCTGGGGAGAGCTTCACAGAGCTCGCACACAAG GGTGGTGTCATCGGGGTCATTATCAACTGGGACTGTGACCTAGACCTGCCTGCATCAGAGTGCAATCCCAAGTACTCCTTCCGGAGGCTTGACCCCAAGCACGTGCCTGCCTCGTCAGGCTACAACTTCAGGTGCTGTACTTGGGACACCGCTGTCCACACTGGCATAGCTGTGGTGGGGTCCCGAGAGGCCCAATGCCTGTGGGGCAGCCCTGGAGTGCAGAGGACGAGTGGGCACTGGCCTTCCCATTGCAGGTTTGCCAAATACTACAAGATCAATGGCACCACCACCCGGACGCTCATCAAGGCCTACGGGATCCGCATTGACGTCATTGTGCATGGACAG GCCGGGAAGTTCAGCCTGATTCCCACCATTATTAATCTGGCCACAGCTCTGACTTCCGTCGGGGTG GGCTCCTTCCTGTGCGACTGGATCTTGCTAACATTCATGAACAAAAACAAGGTCTACAGCCATAAGAAATTTGACAAGGTGTGTACGCCGAGCCACCCCTCAGGTAGCTGGCCTGTGACCCTTGCCCGTGTATTGGGCCAGGCCCCTCCCGAACCCGGCCACTGCTCCGAGGACCAGCACCCCAGCCCTCCATCAGGCCAGGAGGGCCAACAAGGGGCAGAGTGTGGCCCAGCCTTCCCGCCCCTGCAGCCTTGCCCCATTTCTGCCCCATCTGAGCAGATGGTGGACACTCCTGCCTCCGAGCCTGCCCAAGCCTCCACACCCACAGACCCCAAAGGTTTGGCTCAACTCTGA
- the P2RX2 gene encoding P2X purinoceptor 2 isoform X6 codes for MAAAQPKYPAGATARRLARGCWSALWDYETPKVIVVRNRRLGVLYRAVQLLILLYFVWYVFIVQKSYQESETGPESSIITKVKGITTSEHKVWDVEEYVKPPEGGSVFSIITRVEATHSQTQGTCPESIRVHNATCLSDADCVAGELDMLGNGLRTGRCVPYYQGPSKTCEVFGWCPVEDGASVSQFLGTMAPNFTILIKNSIHYPKFHFSKGNIADRTDGYLKRCTFHEASDVYCPIFKLGFIVEKAGESFTELAHKGGVIGVIINWDCDLDLPASECNPKYSFRRLDPKHVPASSGYNFRCCTWDTAVHTGIAVVGSREAQCLWGSPGVQRTSGHWPSHCRFAKYYKINGTTTRTLIKAYGIRIDVIVHGQAGKFSLIPTIINLATALTSVGVGSFLCDWILLTFMNKNKVYSHKKFDKMVDTPASEPAQASTPTDPKGLAQL; via the exons ATGGCCGCCGCCCAGCCCAAGTACCCCGCCGGGGCGACCGCCCGGCGCCTGGCCCGGGGCTGCTGGTCCGCCCTCTGGGACTACGAGACGCCCAAGGTGATCGTGGTGAGGAACCGGCGCCTGGGGGTCCTGTACCGCGCCGTGCAGCTGCTCATCCTGCTCTACTTCGTGTG GTACGTATTCATCGTGCAGAAAAGCTACCAGGAGAGCGAGACGGGCCCCGAGAGCTCCATCATTACCAAGGTCAAGGGGATCACCACGTCCGAGCACAAAGTGTGGGACGTGGAGGAGTATGTGAAGCCCCCCGAG GGGGGCAGCGTGTTCAGCATCATCACGAGGGTCGAGGCCACCCACTCCCAGACCCAGGGAACCTGCCCCGAG AGCATAAGGGTCCACAACGCCACCTGCCTCTCCGACGCCGACTGCGTGGCTGGGGAGCTGGACATGCTGGGAAACG GCCTGAGGACCGGGCGCTGTGTGCCCTATTACCAGGGGCCCTCCAAGACCTGCGAGGTGTTCGGCTGGTGCCCGGTGGAAGATGGGGCCTCTGTCAG CCAATTTCTGGGTACGATGGCCCCAAATTTCACCATCCTCATCAAGAACAGCATCCACTACCCCAAATTCCACTTCTCCAA GGGCAACATCGCCGACCGCACAGATGGGTACCTGAAGCGCTGCACGTTCCACGAGGCCTCCGACGTCTACTGCCCCATCTTCAAGCTGGGCTTTATCGTGGAGAAGGCTGGGGAGAGCTTCACAGAGCTCGCACACAAG GGTGGTGTCATCGGGGTCATTATCAACTGGGACTGTGACCTAGACCTGCCTGCATCAGAGTGCAATCCCAAGTACTCCTTCCGGAGGCTTGACCCCAAGCACGTGCCTGCCTCGTCAGGCTACAACTTCAGGTGCTGTACTTGGGACACCGCTGTCCACACTGGCATAGCTGTGGTGGGGTCCCGAGAGGCCCAATGCCTGTGGGGCAGCCCTGGAGTGCAGAGGACGAGTGGGCACTGGCCTTCCCATTGCAGGTTTGCCAAATACTACAAGATCAATGGCACCACCACCCGGACGCTCATCAAGGCCTACGGGATCCGCATTGACGTCATTGTGCATGGACAG GCCGGGAAGTTCAGCCTGATTCCCACCATTATTAATCTGGCCACAGCTCTGACTTCCGTCGGGGTG GGCTCCTTCCTGTGCGACTGGATCTTGCTAACATTCATGAACAAAAACAAGGTCTACAGCCATAAGAAATTTGACAAG ATGGTGGACACTCCTGCCTCCGAGCCTGCCCAAGCCTCCACACCCACAGACCCCAAAGGTTTGGCTCAACTCTGA
- the P2RX2 gene encoding P2X purinoceptor 2 isoform X4 — translation MAAAQPKYPAGATARRLARGCWSALWDYETPKVIVVRNRRLGVLYRAVQLLILLYFVWYVFIVQKSYQESETGPESSIITKVKGITTSEHKVWDVEEYVKPPEGGSVFSIITRVEATHSQTQGTCPESIRVHNATCLSDADCVAGELDMLGNGLRTGRCVPYYQGPSKTCEVFGWCPVEDGASVSQFLGTMAPNFTILIKNSIHYPKFHFSKGNIADRTDGYLKRCTFHEASDVYCPIFKLGFIVEKAGESFTELAHKGGVIGVIINWDCDLDLPASECNPKYSFRRLDPKHVPASSGYNFRFAKYYKINGTTTRTLIKAYGIRIDVIVHGQAGKFSLIPTIINLATALTSVGVGSFLCDWILLTFMNKNKVYSHKKFDKVCTPSHPSGSWPVTLARVLGQAPPEPGHCSEDQHPSPPSGQEGQQGAECGPAFPPLQPCPISAPSEQMVDTPASEPAQASTPTDPKGLAQL, via the exons ATGGCCGCCGCCCAGCCCAAGTACCCCGCCGGGGCGACCGCCCGGCGCCTGGCCCGGGGCTGCTGGTCCGCCCTCTGGGACTACGAGACGCCCAAGGTGATCGTGGTGAGGAACCGGCGCCTGGGGGTCCTGTACCGCGCCGTGCAGCTGCTCATCCTGCTCTACTTCGTGTG GTACGTATTCATCGTGCAGAAAAGCTACCAGGAGAGCGAGACGGGCCCCGAGAGCTCCATCATTACCAAGGTCAAGGGGATCACCACGTCCGAGCACAAAGTGTGGGACGTGGAGGAGTATGTGAAGCCCCCCGAG GGGGGCAGCGTGTTCAGCATCATCACGAGGGTCGAGGCCACCCACTCCCAGACCCAGGGAACCTGCCCCGAG AGCATAAGGGTCCACAACGCCACCTGCCTCTCCGACGCCGACTGCGTGGCTGGGGAGCTGGACATGCTGGGAAACG GCCTGAGGACCGGGCGCTGTGTGCCCTATTACCAGGGGCCCTCCAAGACCTGCGAGGTGTTCGGCTGGTGCCCGGTGGAAGATGGGGCCTCTGTCAG CCAATTTCTGGGTACGATGGCCCCAAATTTCACCATCCTCATCAAGAACAGCATCCACTACCCCAAATTCCACTTCTCCAA GGGCAACATCGCCGACCGCACAGATGGGTACCTGAAGCGCTGCACGTTCCACGAGGCCTCCGACGTCTACTGCCCCATCTTCAAGCTGGGCTTTATCGTGGAGAAGGCTGGGGAGAGCTTCACAGAGCTCGCACACAAG GGTGGTGTCATCGGGGTCATTATCAACTGGGACTGTGACCTAGACCTGCCTGCATCAGAGTGCAATCCCAAGTACTCCTTCCGGAGGCTTGACCCCAAGCACGTGCCTGCCTCGTCAGGCTACAACTTCAG GTTTGCCAAATACTACAAGATCAATGGCACCACCACCCGGACGCTCATCAAGGCCTACGGGATCCGCATTGACGTCATTGTGCATGGACAG GCCGGGAAGTTCAGCCTGATTCCCACCATTATTAATCTGGCCACAGCTCTGACTTCCGTCGGGGTG GGCTCCTTCCTGTGCGACTGGATCTTGCTAACATTCATGAACAAAAACAAGGTCTACAGCCATAAGAAATTTGACAAGGTGTGTACGCCGAGCCACCCCTCAGGTAGCTGGCCTGTGACCCTTGCCCGTGTATTGGGCCAGGCCCCTCCCGAACCCGGCCACTGCTCCGAGGACCAGCACCCCAGCCCTCCATCAGGCCAGGAGGGCCAACAAGGGGCAGAGTGTGGCCCAGCCTTCCCGCCCCTGCAGCCTTGCCCCATTTCTGCCCCATCTGAGCAGATGGTGGACACTCCTGCCTCCGAGCCTGCCCAAGCCTCCACACCCACAGACCCCAAAGGTTTGGCTCAACTCTGA
- the P2RX2 gene encoding P2X purinoceptor 2 isoform X3: MAAAQPKYPAGATARRLARGCWSALWDYETPKVIVVRNRRLGVLYRAVQLLILLYFVWYVFIVQKSYQESETGPESSIITKVKGITTSEHKVWDVEEYVKPPEGGSVFSIITRVEATHSQTQGTCPESIRVHNATCLSDADCVAGELDMLGNGLRTGRCVPYYQGPSKTCEVFGWCPVEDGASVSQFLGTMAPNFTILIKNSIHYPKFHFSKGNIADRTDGYLKRCTFHEASDVYCPIFKLGFIVEKAGESFTELAHKGGVIGVIINWDCDLDLPASECNPKYSFRRLDPKHVPASSGYNFRFAKYYKINGTTTRTLIKAYGIRIDVIVHGQAGKFSLIPTIINLATALTSVGVVRNPLWGPSGCGGSTRPLHTGLCWPQGSFLCDWILLTFMNKNKVYSHKKFDKVCTPSHPSGSWPVTLARVLGQAPPEPGHCSEDQHPSPPSGQEGQQGAECGPAFPPLQPCPISAPSEQMVDTPASEPAQASTPTDPKGLAQL; encoded by the exons ATGGCCGCCGCCCAGCCCAAGTACCCCGCCGGGGCGACCGCCCGGCGCCTGGCCCGGGGCTGCTGGTCCGCCCTCTGGGACTACGAGACGCCCAAGGTGATCGTGGTGAGGAACCGGCGCCTGGGGGTCCTGTACCGCGCCGTGCAGCTGCTCATCCTGCTCTACTTCGTGTG GTACGTATTCATCGTGCAGAAAAGCTACCAGGAGAGCGAGACGGGCCCCGAGAGCTCCATCATTACCAAGGTCAAGGGGATCACCACGTCCGAGCACAAAGTGTGGGACGTGGAGGAGTATGTGAAGCCCCCCGAG GGGGGCAGCGTGTTCAGCATCATCACGAGGGTCGAGGCCACCCACTCCCAGACCCAGGGAACCTGCCCCGAG AGCATAAGGGTCCACAACGCCACCTGCCTCTCCGACGCCGACTGCGTGGCTGGGGAGCTGGACATGCTGGGAAACG GCCTGAGGACCGGGCGCTGTGTGCCCTATTACCAGGGGCCCTCCAAGACCTGCGAGGTGTTCGGCTGGTGCCCGGTGGAAGATGGGGCCTCTGTCAG CCAATTTCTGGGTACGATGGCCCCAAATTTCACCATCCTCATCAAGAACAGCATCCACTACCCCAAATTCCACTTCTCCAA GGGCAACATCGCCGACCGCACAGATGGGTACCTGAAGCGCTGCACGTTCCACGAGGCCTCCGACGTCTACTGCCCCATCTTCAAGCTGGGCTTTATCGTGGAGAAGGCTGGGGAGAGCTTCACAGAGCTCGCACACAAG GGTGGTGTCATCGGGGTCATTATCAACTGGGACTGTGACCTAGACCTGCCTGCATCAGAGTGCAATCCCAAGTACTCCTTCCGGAGGCTTGACCCCAAGCACGTGCCTGCCTCGTCAGGCTACAACTTCAG GTTTGCCAAATACTACAAGATCAATGGCACCACCACCCGGACGCTCATCAAGGCCTACGGGATCCGCATTGACGTCATTGTGCATGGACAG GCCGGGAAGTTCAGCCTGATTCCCACCATTATTAATCTGGCCACAGCTCTGACTTCCGTCGGGGTGGTAAGGAACCCTCTCTGGGGTCCCAGCGGGTGCGGGGGGTCCACCAGGCCCTTACACACCGGTCTCTGCTGGCCCCAGGGCTCCTTCCTGTGCGACTGGATCTTGCTAACATTCATGAACAAAAACAAGGTCTACAGCCATAAGAAATTTGACAAGGTGTGTACGCCGAGCCACCCCTCAGGTAGCTGGCCTGTGACCCTTGCCCGTGTATTGGGCCAGGCCCCTCCCGAACCCGGCCACTGCTCCGAGGACCAGCACCCCAGCCCTCCATCAGGCCAGGAGGGCCAACAAGGGGCAGAGTGTGGCCCAGCCTTCCCGCCCCTGCAGCCTTGCCCCATTTCTGCCCCATCTGAGCAGATGGTGGACACTCCTGCCTCCGAGCCTGCCCAAGCCTCCACACCCACAGACCCCAAAGGTTTGGCTCAACTCTGA